In bacterium, a single window of DNA contains:
- the ylqF gene encoding ribosome biogenesis GTPase YlqF, whose translation MAKINWFPGHMNRARREIGDAIRKCDVVVELVDARLPHSSRNPMLGELARDKPILTLFTKSDLADPEVTEAWTRAWEGPRPLALVMSERRSVAKIPERCRELAPHRGGPGKTVRILVVGIPNVGKSTLINTLTGKKVAKVGDRPAVTRRAQRVELDHDLSIFDSPGVLWPKLDDQEGARRLAASGAVGENAFEPIDVAGWAVCFVATTYPALLEERFDLEDGVAGILARTSPDPTDATRAVELLEAVGRRRGALRSGGHVDLDRAADVFLRDLRAGKIGRISFERPGPDDD comes from the coding sequence ATGGCGAAGATCAACTGGTTCCCCGGACACATGAATCGCGCGCGCCGGGAGATCGGCGACGCGATCCGGAAATGCGACGTGGTCGTCGAGCTCGTCGATGCGCGGCTGCCGCACTCGAGTCGGAACCCGATGCTCGGGGAGCTCGCGCGCGACAAGCCGATCCTCACCCTGTTCACGAAGTCCGACCTCGCCGATCCCGAAGTGACCGAAGCGTGGACCCGGGCCTGGGAAGGCCCGCGCCCCCTCGCTCTCGTGATGAGCGAGCGGAGGAGCGTGGCGAAGATCCCGGAGCGCTGTCGTGAGCTCGCGCCGCACCGGGGCGGGCCGGGCAAGACCGTCCGGATCCTCGTCGTCGGGATCCCGAACGTCGGCAAGTCCACGCTGATCAACACCCTGACCGGCAAGAAGGTGGCGAAGGTCGGCGATCGGCCAGCGGTCACGCGACGCGCCCAGCGGGTCGAACTCGACCACGATCTGTCCATCTTCGACTCTCCGGGCGTCCTCTGGCCGAAGCTGGACGACCAGGAGGGCGCGCGCCGGCTCGCGGCGAGCGGCGCCGTCGGCGAGAACGCCTTCGAACCGATCGACGTCGCGGGCTGGGCCGTCTGCTTCGTCGCGACGACCTACCCGGCACTCCTCGAGGAGCGCTTCGACCTCGAAGACGGCGTCGCCGGCATCCTCGCGCGGACGTCACCGGATCCCACGGACGCGACGCGCGCCGTGGAGTTGCTCGAGGCGGTGGGAAGACGGCGGGGGGCGCTCCGTTCCGGCGGACACGTCGATCTCGATCGTGCCGCCGACGTCTTTCTCCGGGACCTTCGGGCCGGCAAGATCGGGCGGATCAGCTTCGAGCGGCCCGGGCCCGACGACGACTAG